A portion of the Podospora pseudoanserina strain CBS 124.78 chromosome 2, whole genome shotgun sequence genome contains these proteins:
- the SCJ1 gene encoding DnaJ-related protein scj1 (EggNog:ENOG503NU15; COG:O) — protein sequence MRFGKGLLLGLLAFAQVVMGEDYYKVLGVGKDATEKQIKSAYRQLSKKYHPDKNPGDDTAHEKFVLVSEAYEALSDQESRSMYDQLGYDAYKQRKQNGGQGGGHDPFDLFSRFFGGSGHFGNRPGERRGPNLELKVGIALRDFYNGKTTEFQWDKQQICDECEGTGAADKVVHKCHACNGQGVRLVRHQIAPGMVTQVQMQCDHCGGRGKSIKHKCKACGGERVVRKPTPVSVTIQRGMANGVRIAYENEADESPDWVAGDLQVTLVEKEPSLEEDNPDHVDGVFFRRKGNDLYWKEVLSVREAWMGDWTRNLTHLDGHIVRLGRKRGEIIQPGHVETVPGEGMPIWDEDGDSVYHKTQFGNLYVEYTVILPDQMESGMEKELWALFQKYRQKNGVDLHKDSGRPEKVVLHEDREQEREHEEL from the exons ATGAGGTTCGGCAAGGGGCTCCTTTTGGGGCTGCTTGCCTTTGCGCAAGTTGTCATGGGCGAGGATTACTACAAG GTCCTCGGTGTCGGCAAGGACGCAACGGAGAAACAGATCAAGTCTGCCTACAGGCAACTAAGCAAGAAATACCACCCAGACAAGAACCC GGGTGACGACACGGCCCACGAGAAGTTCGTTCTCGTCTCCGAAGCCTACGAGGCGCTCTCCGACCAAGAGTCACGCTCCATGTACGACCAACTCGGCTACGACGCCTACAAGCAGCGCAAGCAAAACGGCGGGCAGGGCGGCGGTCACGACCCCTTCGACCTCTTCTCCCGCTTCTTCGGCGGCAGCGGCCACTTTGGCAACCGACCTGGGGAGCGCCGCGGCCCCAACCTCGAGCTCAAGGTCGGCATCGCCCTGCGAGACTTTTACAATGGGAAAACGACAGAGTTCCAGTGGGACAAGCAGCAAATCTGCGACGAGTGCGAGGGGACCGGTGCGGCGGATAAGGTGGTGCATAAATGTCATGCCTGCAACGGGCAGGGTGTCAGATTGGTGAGGCACCAGATCGCGCCCGGGATGGTCACCCAGGTGCAGATGCAGTGCGATCACTGCGGTGGGAGGGGCAAGTCCATCAAGCACAAGTGCAAGGCTTGCGGTGGCGAGCGGGTTGTTCGCAAGCCTACTCCTGTGTCGGTTACTATTCAGCGGGGCATGGCTAATGGGGTGCGGATCGCGTATGAGAACGAGGCCGACGAGAGCCCGGATTGGGTGGCTGGTGATTTGCAGGTTACTCTTGTTGAGAAGGAGCCCAGTCTGGAGGAGGACAACCCGGACCATGTGGATGGTGTGTTCTTTAGGCGCAAGGGCAATGATCTCTACTGGAAGGAGGTGCTGTCTGTCCGGGAGGCCTGGATGGGCGACTGGACCAGAAATCTCACACACCTGGACGGGCATATCGTACGGTTAGGGCGCAAAAGAGGGGAGATCATTCAGCCCGGCCACGTCGAGACGGTGCCAGGGGAGGGTATGCCCATCTGGGACGAGGACGGGGACAGCGTCTACCACAAGACCCAGTTTGGCAACCTCTACGTCGAGTACACGGTTATCTTGCCAGACCAGATGGAGAGcgggatggagaaggagctgtgGGCGCTGTTCCAAAAGTACAGGCAAAAGAACGGGGTGGATCTGCACAAGGATAGCGGCAGGCCAGAAAAGGTTGTTTTGCATGAGGACAGGGAGCAGGAGCGGGAGCATGAGGAGTTATGA
- a CDS encoding hypothetical protein (EggNog:ENOG503NVCQ; COG:I), translated as MSTLQSAINGASDAVAVIVPSKPSPLVMTYKDLLAEVLSFQQKLAAIGITHGSPVSIATVNSYEFIVSFLAASWQRGIAAPLNPAYKQEEFEFYIEDVKSAIVLVPKGAYQKGAPAVKAAQKFNAAIAESYWDDQKKEVALDVKELGQLNGKGQQPLLKPQPDDIALVLHTSGTTSRPKVVPLSHRNLTRTMRNIQQTYRLTDADRTMLVMPLFHVHGLLCGLLAPLLSGGSMVVPSKFSATEFWQDFITHKANWYTAVPTIHQILLKHPTPNPLPKIRFIRSCSSPLSPTVFHALEKTYNAPVLEAYAMTEAAHQMTSNPLPPAKRKPGTVGIGQGVEVVILDDAGNKVPQGTEGEISIRGENVTSGYLNNPEANKTAFTASGYFRTGDQGKLDEDGYVVITGRIKELINKGGEKISPIELDNVLTRNSAVSEAVSFAIPDEMYGQDIGVAIVLKPGQKLSDEDVKKWVGDKLAKFKIPKKVYFTDVMPKTATGKIQRRIVAETMQKKEGRAKL; from the coding sequence ATGTCTACCCTCCAATCAGCCATCAATGGGGCCAGCGATGCCGTGGCTGTAATTGTGCCATCCAAGCCCAGCCCTCTGGTGATGACATACAAGGACCTCCTGGCTGAGGTGCTGTCGTTCCAGCAGAAGCTTGCTGCCATCGGCATCACTCATGGGTCCCCTGTGTCTATCGCCACGGTTAACTCGTACGAATTCATCGTCTCCTTTCTCGCTGCTTCATGGCAGCGTGGCATTGCTGCACCGCTGAACCCAGCCTACAAGCAAGAGGAGTTTGAGTTCTATATTGAGGATGTCAAGTCAGCTATTGTTTTGGTTCCCAAGGGCGCCTACCAGAAAGGTGCGCCTGCCGTCAAGGCCGCCCAGAAGTTCAACGCTGCCATCGCTGAGAGCTATTGGGATGACCAAAAGAAGGAGGTCGCGCTGGATGTCAAGGAACTTGGGCAGTTGAATGGCAAGGGGCAACAACCGCTGCTGAAGCCACAGCCGGATGACATTGCCTTGGTCCTTCACACAAGTGGCACCACCTCTCGGCCCAAAGTTGTCCCTCTCTCCCACCGCAACCTGACCAGAACGATGAGAAACATCCAGCAAACATACCGGTTGACTGACGCGGACCGGACCATGCTGGTCATGCCCCTCTTCCACGTCCACGGTCTCCTCTGCGGTCTCTtggctcctcttctttcGGGTGGTTCCATGGTGGTGCCAAGCAAGTTCTCTGCTACTGAATTCTGGCAAGACTTCATCACCCACAAGGCGAATTGGTACACTGCTGTGCCTACCATCCACCAGATCCTTCTCAAGCACCCCACCccgaaccccctcccaaagaTCCGCTTTATCCGGTCATGCTCGTCTCCCCTTTCCCCGACAGTTTTCCATGCTCTTGAGAAGACCTACAATGCCCCCGTGCTCGAAGCGTATGCCATGACGGAGGCCGCTCATCAAATGACATCtaatcctcttcctcctgcaAAGAGAAAGCCCGGGACTGTGGGTATCGGTCAGGGTGTCGAAGTCGTCATTCTTGACGATGCAGGAAACAAAGTGCCACAGGGCACTGAGGGAGAGATTTCTATTCGCGGCGAAAATGTTACGTCTGGctacctcaacaaccccgaaGCCAACAAGACTGCTTTTACAGCCAGTGGCTACTTCCGAACTGGCGACCAGGGCaagctggatgaggatggctATGTCGTGATCACAGGTCGTATCAAGGAGCTCATCAACAAGGGCGGCGAGAAGATCTCGCCCATCGAGTTGGACAATGTTCTTACACGGAACTCAGCCGTCTCGGAAGCTGTGAGTTTCGCTATTCCGGATGAGATGTATGGCCAGGACATTGGTGTTGCCATCGTTCTCAAGCCGGGCCAGAAGTTGAGCGATGAGGATGTGAAGAAGTGGGTTGGGGACAAGCTGGCCAAGTTCAAGATTCCCAAGAAGGTCTACTTCACTGATGTCATGCCTAAGACTGCGACTGGCAAGATCCAGAGACGCATCGTGGCCGAGACCATGcaaaagaaggaagggagggcGAAGTTGTAA
- a CDS encoding hypothetical protein (EggNog:ENOG503P0B7; COG:A) has product MSWDNGNDNWGNPTPTATSGGDDWGKGSASNNNDGNGFGDDSFRGAATSGNGGFGDAAPFGGDGEHRGETGHNKADCPNPRKPLGACRRCGDEGHYSKDCPTAGPMTCNACGSTEHLRNECPDAGPMLCKNCGEEGHTISACENARKVDRSEIPDKTTEEAWELIKTAVAERDIDDLKAAVQIYVKSQPDCTYQQLESAFRGHDLGIWLIALERPTVSTLTNMDLQGNLGKKYTVSYRFSPNPARPREREGWPETEEERMERLADAGKLVARGLPKCRNCDQLGHISKHCKEDKRENERIQVKCYNCDEIGHRVRDCPTPRVDKFACKNCGQPGHPVAECPEPRSAEGVECRKCNETGHFSKDCPSAGPRGCRNCGQEGHMSKECTEPKNMDNVQCRNCDEMGHFSKECPRPRDWSRVECQNCHQKGHTKVRCLNPLVSDENSGGFGGGDGGFGGGGGGFDNAAPSADDGGW; this is encoded by the exons ATGTCTTGGGACAACGGGAATGATAACTGGGGCAACCccactcccaccgccaccagcgGCGGTGACGATTGGGGCAAAGGTTCTGCTTCCAACAACAATGACGGCAATGGCTTTGGCGATGACAGCTTCCGCGGTGCTGCCACCTCTGGAAACGGCGGTTTTGGCGATGCTGCCCCCTttggcggcgacggcgagcACCGCGGCGAGACCGG TCACAACAAGGCTGATTGCCCCAACCCGCGCAAGCCTCTTGGTGCTTGCCGCCGCTGCGGTGACGAAGGTCACTACAGCAAGGATTGTCCCACTGCTGGTCCCATGACCTGCAATGCATGCGGTTCAACGGAACACCTTCGCAATGAGTGTCCCGATGCCGGGCCAATGCTTTGCAAGAACTGTGGCGAAGAGG GCCACACCATCTCTGCTTGCGAGAATGCTCGCAAGGTGGACCGCAGCGAAATCCCCGACAAGACTACTGAGGAAGCTTGGGAGTTGATCAAGACTGCTGTCGCCGAGCGCGACATTGACGACCTCAAGGCTGCAGTTCAGATTTACGTGAAGTCACAGCCTGACTGCACTTATCAGCAGCTCGAGTCGGCCTTCCGTGGTCATGACCTCGGGATATGGCTCATCGCCCTTGAGAGACCCACTGTCTCTACCCTGACCAATATGGATCTGCAGGGAAATCTTGGGAAGAAATACACGGTGTCGTACCGtttctcccccaaccccgctCGCCCCCGCGAACGTGAGGGTTGGCCCGAGACTGAAGAGGAGCGCATGGAGCGCCTGGCTGACGCTGGCAAGCTCGTTGCTCGTGGTTTGCCCAAGTGTCGCAACTGCGACCAGCTTGGTCATATCTCTAAACACTGCAAGGAGGACAAGCGTGAAAACGAGCGAATCCAGGTCAAGTGCTACAACTGTGACGAGATCGGCCATCGTGTCCGCGACT GCCCGACTCCTCGCGTGGACAAGTTCGCCTGCAAGAACTGTGGACAGCCTGGCCATCCCGTGGCTGAATGCCCCGAGCCTCGCTCCGCCGAGGGTGTCGAATGCCGCAAGTGCAACGAGA CTGGCCACTTTTCGAAGGACTGCCCGTCTGCCGGTCCTCGTGGCTGCCGGAATTGTGGCCAAGAGGGCCACATGTCCAAGGAATGCACAGAACCCAAGAACATGGATAATGTGCAGTGCCGCAACTGCGATGAGATGGGTCACTTCTCAAAGGAGTGCCCAAGGCCTCGTGACT GGTCTCGTGTCGAGTGCCAAAACTGCCACCAGAAGGGTCACACCAAGGTTCGCTGTCTGAACCCCTTGGTCTCGGATGAGAACAGTggcggttttggtggtggtgacggtggttttggcggtggtggtggtggcttcgaCAACGCTGCCCCTTCtgccgacgacggcggctGGTAA
- the ecm33 gene encoding cell wall protein Ecm33 (EggNog:ENOG503NYCT; COG:S): protein MLVKNLLPAFVAIGSAAAQSGTCSISGGTTTINNPAEATGLANCRTVRGSVVIGRSAGPSIDLSGPSEITGDLKVADNGIIETLQSSDLATIGGKFQLKNVTKLTSVSMSKLTAAKEIEWDTVTNIESVTLGPVNKVDDIRISITSLRNLDALDLGNVANLKLDNNARLSKFSSNLRTLSKNLVLASNGIGGIGLEVELPNLVWAVELDINNVTTFSVPSLKTVNGSARFGSNFFQSFSAPNLTATSSGDISFIGNAKLTNATFPKLEAIAGGLTIANNTNLDELTGFPKLKSIGGAVLLRGNFESVEMPALDTVRGTFDASSSADISESCKAFDKLAPQNQGGNGVIAGGYDCTSNNTQANEDTDGSTSGNDGSGGSDDKDNGAVGMALNTGLFAIIALAGFAVAL, encoded by the exons ATGCTCGTCaagaacctcctccctgcCTTCGTGGCAATTGGTTCTGCCGCTG CCCAAAGCGGCACCTGCTCCATCTCTGGAGGCACAacaaccatcaacaacccgGCCGAGGCTACTGGGCTCGCGAACTGCAGAACGGTCCGTGGTAGCGTAGTTATTGGACGCAGCGCCGGCCCCAGCATTGATCTCTCTGGCCCTAGTGAGATCACTGGCGACCTTAAGGTGGCCGACAATGGCATCATCGAGACCCTCCAGAGCAGCGACCTCGCCACCATTGGCGGCAAGTTCCAGCTGAAGAATGTCACCAAGCTCACCTCCGTGAGCATGTCTAAGCTCACTGCTGCCAAGGAGATCGAGTGGGACACCGTCACCAACATCGAGTCTGTGACCCTCGGCCCCGTCAACAAGGTCGACGACATCAGAATcagcatcacctccctcaggAATCTCGATGCTCTCGACCTCGGCAACGTTGCCAACCTCAAGCTTGACAACAACGCCCGTCTGTCCAAGTTCTCCAGCAACCTTCGCACCTTGAGCAAGAACCTTGTTCTTGCTTCCAACGGTATTGGCGGCATCGGTCTCGAGGTTGAGCTCCCTAACCTCGTCTGGGCTGTCGAGctcgacatcaacaacgtcaccaccttctccgtTCCCTCCCTCAAGACTGTCAACGGCAGCGCTCGCTTCGGCTCCAACTTCTTCCAGTCCTTCTCCGCCCCCAACCTTACTGCCACCAGCTCCGGTGATATCTCCTTCATTGGTAACGCCAAGCTCACCAACGCCACCTTCCCCAAGCTTGAGGCCATTGCTGGTGGTCTGACCAttgccaacaacaccaacctcgatGAGCTCACTGGCTTCCCCAAGCTCAAGTCTATTGGTGGTGCCGTCTTGCTCCGTGGCAACTTCGAGTC TGTTGAGATGCCCGCTCTCGACACCGTCCGTGGTACTTTCGAcgcctcttcttccgccGACATTTCCGAGTCTTGCAAGGCTTTCGACAAGCTCGCTCCTCAAAACCAGGGCGGCAACGGTGTCATCGCCGGTGGCTACGACTGCACTAGCAACAACACCCAGGCCAACGAGGATACCGACGGCAGCACTTCTGGCAACGACGGCAGTGGCGGCAGTGATGACAAGGACAACGGTGCGGTCGGCATGGCCCTCAACACCGGCCTcttcgccatcatcgcccttGCCGGTTTCGCCGTGGCTCTCTAA
- a CDS encoding hypothetical protein (COG:A; EggNog:ENOG503NW7N) yields MSAPPPPRSSGGGMSLYANLLDPVGDSSSSPALASKDQNESKDNNAPPPKKAIDPALRFQPMLRRPQVNRPTAKPKPSFPKPPPAVPSASASPGAPAAAVAQPPQRSTLADWAATEEDEHLYSASNEKRQRGGRRKKKKKADEREQTNWDETYDPARPTNVEEYLRSDERIREVREWKEILYAHRRKSRSQDRYTDEDEDEPDRRGMGMNSQFAPPTSFNFAPPPMSPPRTAANIPDDATGDDAYARRLALSQQQQPPPPPPDSSPLPPPPPTDTVTISRAPVRYSPPPPPPPTDPKAMDLDSDPEEHEGVDYSSINVAGSLPQKTRGKAFATKLMSKYGWTAGTGLGASSSGITSALSVQPLKRKKKSDAEGGGFRDPAAAQGRIIAPKSLSTPSQPQQDNNNNNNNNNNNNNKQKISRVVVLRDMLLNIPNLAAEVEAGLGQEIGEECGEKYGRVERLFIDQSERLGENKRVYIQFVEEVSALRAVNALEGRIFNGNTIRAGFYDAEKFEEGVYEE; encoded by the exons ATgtccgcaccaccaccgccgcgtTCTAGCGGGGGCGGAATGTCCCTATATGCCAACTTACTTGATCCAGTCGGCGACAGCAGCTCTAGCCCCGCGCTTGCATCCAAAGATCAGAACGAGTCCAAAGACAACAATGCGCCTCCCCCGAAGAAGGCGATAGATCCAG CTCTTCGCTTTCAGCCTATGCTCCGCCGACCACAAGTCAACAGACCAACAGCGAAACCGAAACCATCctttcccaaacccccccccgCTGTCccctcagcatcagcatcaccaggtgccccagcagcagcagtagcgcaaccaccacagcgaAGCACATTGGCCGACTGGGCAGCAACAGAGGAAGATGAACACCTCTACAGCGCCTCCAACGAGAAGCGTCAGCGTGGCGGcaggaggaaaaagaagaaaaaggccgACGAAAGGGAACAAACAAACTGGGACGAGACCTACGACCCCGCCCGCCCAACCAACGTAGAAGAATACCTCCGAAGCGATGAACGAATACGGGAAGTAAGAGAGTGGAAGGAAATCCTCTACGCCCACAGACGCAAGTCACGAAGCCAGGATCGCTACActgacgaggacgaagacgagcCAGACCGCAGAGGAATGGGCATGAACAGCCAGTTCGCACCCCCTACCTCGTTCAACTTtgcaccaccgcccatgTCACCCCCAAGAACAGCAGCAAATATACCAGACGACGCAACCGGTGACGACGCGTACGCCCGCCGTTTGGCCTtgtcacaacaacaacaaccccctccaccaccgcccgaTTCCAGCCCcttaccaccacctccccccaccgaCACCGTAACCATATCCCGTGCTCCCGTCCGAtactccccaccaccaccaccacccccaaccgaCCCAAAAGCAATGGACCTCGACTCCGACCCCGAAGAACATGAAGGCGTAGATTACTCCTCCATCAACGTGGCCGGCTCCCTTCCGCAAAAGACCCGCGGCAAAGCCTTTGCAACCAAGCTAATGTCCAAATACGGCTGGACAGCCGGCACCGGCCTCggcgcttcctcctccggcatCACCTCCGCCCTGTCCGTCCAGCCTCTCAAACGCAAGAAGAAATCCGACGCGGAAGGCGGTGGCTTCCGGGAtccggctgctgctcaggGGCGTATCATTGCCCCCAAGTCACTTTCCACTCCCTCACAGCCGCaacaagacaacaacaacaacaacaacaacaacaacaacaacaacaacaa ACAAAAGATCAGCAGGGTAGTGGTGCTAAGGGATATGCTCCTCAACATTCCCAACCTGGCCGCTGAAGTTgaggctgggctggggcAGGAGATAGGGGAGGAGTGCGGGGAAAAGtatgggagggtggagaggctGTTTATTGATCAGAGTGAAAGGCTGGGGGAGAACAAGAGGGTGTATATCCagtttgtggaggaggtttcgGCTTTGAGG GCAGTCAACGCCCTCGAAGGAAGAATCTTCAATGGAAACACCATTCGGGCTGGGTTCTACGATGCGGAAAAGTTTGAGGAAGGGGTTTATGAGGAGTAG
- a CDS encoding hypothetical protein (COG:A; EggNog:ENOG503NWYD): MASNKRYAFVPMDEGPSAPSKERKRDRSRSPKRRRRRDGDESPRHRRSRSPRERGSERDSDRRERDGGSGSKISRGDTGRDDSKISDLRLKSRLDYLAKRETEKLALLRKQVAEETAELRSGVRLSEREKADFAKNREILGLAEERLRIDDYQDGYRLPDQYGADSKKKEEALNRRHVERDQFGNEKHITEYEEWEREQTVKAKAQIQSREREEEEGKYDFLLDEDNIAFVRDAAAKLAQPSDGLTQEQRVLKARIEAAERAHMSIQEVRKSLPVYAYREAFLDAIKEYQVLILVGETGSGKTTQIPQYLHEAGYTNEGMKVACTQPRRVAAMSVAARVADEMGVKVGREVGYSIRFEDCTSEKTILKYMTDGMLLREMVTSPTLEGYSAIIIDEAHERTVHTDILLALIKDLTRARPELKLIISSATLNAEKFSGYFDGAPIFNVPGRVHPVEVYYTEKPEANYVEASIATVFQLHATQPEGDILVFLTGQEEIDHACEQVTEIKRQLGSRVPEIIALPIYANMPSELQAKIFEPTPPKARKVVFSTNIAETSLTIDGIVYVIDSGYAKENTFSPVGTTGQSTLAVVPCSRAAANQRMGRAGRVRPGKCFRLYTRFAYLSEMDESPTPEIQRTSLSSVVLQLKALGIDDLLNFDFLDPPPTELLIKSLNLLYALGALNSAGALTRVGRQMGEFPAEPMLAKALIAATAEECVSEVLTIVAMLGEVATLFFRPKDKAVHADSARARFTVKDGGDHLTLLNVYNQWVDSDYSPIWAKENFLTQRSLTRARDVRDQLAKLCDRVLEGSESSCGGISNMNPILRALTSAFFLNAARLNRSGDGYRTLKNNMTVYVHPSSVVRGIDPPPRVIIYHELVVTSKEFVRSVIPIDPKWLTEFGGHYYDKKDVEALEGKKVPKQRS; this comes from the coding sequence ATGGCTTCCAACAAACGATACGCCTTTGTGCCTATGGACGAGGGCCCTTCCGCGCCATCCAAAGAGCGGAAGCGCGATCGGTCACGGTCTCCGAAGCGGCGCAGGCGACGAGATGGCGACGAATCGCCACGACATCGACGGTCCAGATCTCCACGAGAAAGAGGCAGCGAAAGAGACAGTGacaggagggaaagggacgGAGGGAGCGGTTCTAAAATAAGCCGCGGTGATACCGGACGCGACGACTCCAAAATAAGCGACTTGCGCCTCAAGTCACGCCTCGACTACCTGGCCAAGAGAGAAACAGAGAAGCTGGCGCTGCTCCGAAAACAGGTCGCGGAAGAGACAGCTGAGTTGCGGTCTGGTGTACGGTTATCGGAACGGGAAAAAGCAGACTTCGCCAAAAATCGGGAAATCCTAGGGCTGGCCGAGGAGCGATTGCGCATCGACGACTACCAAGACGGCTACCGTCTACCTGACCAGTATGGGGCCGatagcaagaagaaggaggaggcgctgaACAGGCGCCATGTGGAGAGGGATCAGTTCGGAAACGAGAAGCACATCACCGAGTACGAAGAATGGGAACGAGAACAAACCGTCAAGGCAAAGGCGCAAATCCAGAGCCGGGAgcgtgaggaggaggagggcaagtaCGACTTCTTGCTGGACGAAGATAACATTGCGTTTGTTCGCGATGCGGCTGCAAAGCTCGCCCAGCCTAGTGACGGTTTGACCCAGGAGCAGAGGGTACTCAAGGCCCGGATCGAGGCAGCGGAACGGGCGCACATGTCCATCCAAGAGGTCCGGAAGAGCCTCCCCGTATACGCCTATCGTGAGGCTTTTCTGGACGCCATCAAAGAATACCAGGTTCTGATTCTTGTCGGTGAGACTGGTTCAGGAAAGACCACGCAAATACCCCAGTACCTTCACGAGGCAGGTTACACTAACGAAGGGATGAAGGTTGCCTGTACGCAACCTCGTCGTGTTGCGGCCATGAGTGTTGCTGCTCGTGTCGCTGACGAGATGGGCGTGAAGGTGGGCAGGGAGGTTGGATACTCGATCCGTTTCGAAGACTGTACCAGCGAGAAGACTATTCTCAAATACATGACGGATGGCATGCTTCTGAGGGAGATGGTAACATCACCGACATTAGAAGGATACTCGGCCATTATCATCGACGAGGCCCACGAAAGAACGGTCCATACCGATATTCTGTTGGCTTTGATCAAGGATCTCACCAGAGCAAGACCAGAGCTGAAGCTCATTATCTCGTCAGCTACCCTCAATGCTGAGAAGTTCAGCGGTTACTTCGACGGAGCGCCCATCTTCAACGTTCCCGGCAGAGTCCATCCCGTGGAGGTCTACTACACAGAAAAGCCCGAAGCCAACTATGTGGAAGCCAGCATTGCCACAGTCTTTCAACTGCACGCGACGCAACCCGAAGGCGACATTCTCGTGTTCCTTACAGGTCAAGAAGAAATTGACCATGCCTGCGAGCAGGTTACAGAGATCAAGCGGCAGCTAGGGAGCCGAGTGCCCGAAATCATCGCGTTACCAATCTATGCCAACATGCCTTCAGAACTACAAGCCAAGATTTTCGAACCAACGCCACCGAAAGCAAGAAAGGTGGTGTTTTCCACGAATATTGCCGAAACCTCGCTGACAATTGATGGCATCGTCTATGTCATTGACTCGGGTTATGCCAAAGAGAACACCTTTAGCCCAGTCGGTACGACTGGTCAGTCAACATTGGCTGTCGTGCCCTGCTCTCGAGCTGCCGCCAACCAGCGTATGGGTCGTGCTGGTCGTGTCCGCCCAGGAAAATGCTTCCGTCTTTACACCAGGTTTGCCTACTTGTCCGAAATGGACGAATCGCCAACTCCTGAGATTCAAAGGACGTCGCTCTCCAGTGTGGTTCTGCAACTCAAGGCTTTAGGTATCGATGATCTCCTCAACTTTGACTTCCTTGACCCCCCACCCACCGAGCTTCTCATCAAGTCTCTCAACCTTCTCTATGCCCTTGGAGCACTCAACTCCGCTGGCGCCTTGACACGTGTTGGTCGGCAAATGGGCGAGTTCCCAGCTGAACCTATGCTTGCCAAGGCACTCATCGCGGCCACCGCTGAAGAGTGTGTCTCGGAGGTTCTCACCATTGTCGCAATGCTCGGCGAGGTAGCAACCCTTTTCTTCCGGCCCAAGGACAAGGCGGTCCACGCCGACTCTGCCAGGGCGCGGTTCACTGTCAAGGACGGTGGTGACCACCTGACTCTGCTCAATGTCTACAACCAATGGGTAGACTCGGACTACTCTCCCATCTGGGCAAAGGAAAACTTCCTCACGCAGCGAAGTTTGACCAGAGCCCGTGATGTCCGAGACCAGCTCGCCAAACTGTGCGATCGAGTGCTCGAAGGGTCCGAATCATCTTGCGGTGGGATATCCAACATGAACCCGATTCTTCGAGCTCTAACGTCGGCCTTCTTTTTGAATGCGGCTAGGTTGAACCGCAGTGGTGACGGGTACAGGACGCTGAAGAACAACATGACGGTATACGTGCACCCGAGCAGTGTCGTCAGGGGTATTGATCCGCCACCAAGGGTCATTATTTACCAcgagttggtggtgacgagcAAGGAGTTTGTGAGGAGTGTCATACCCATTGACCCCAAGTGGCTTACAGAGTTTGGAGGGCATTACTATGACAAGAAGGACGTGGAAGCCCTGGAAGGCAAGAAGGTCCCGAAGCAGAGGTCCTAA
- a CDS encoding hypothetical protein (EggNog:ENOG503P33C; COG:Q) — translation MPVMKQEYSLWDILTSLLFPQKFILLSLTFLPRTILSQPSLLLPWNLPLLKSLWFTRFWSFVGPQVRENSSALVIPLLSGHISRGITHPSPIHPPLSGTVLEIGPGSGMWLPTLSQIPSITKIYGVEPNEGNAASLRQTVKTAGLEGRYNVIPVGIEDLEAVAHIEKGSVDSVMTVMCLCSIPEPQKNIKMLYEYLKPDGKWYVYEHVKTFDGELPGQGESWEPKQPKWLGWYQSFMNIFWPHFVGGCEMCRDTSKYLLQDAGPWQEVDLAQPANSPWFQTMPHIIGVLTK, via the exons atgcccGTCATGAAGCAAGAATACTCCCTCTGGgacatcctcacctccctcctcttcccccaaaAGTTcatcctcctttccctcacCTTCCTTCCCCgaaccatcctctcccaaccttccctcctcctcccctggaacctccccctcctcaaatccctcTGGTTCACCCGCTTCTGGTCCTTCGTCGGCCCCCAAGTCAGAGAaaactcctccgccctcgtcATCCCCCTTTTATCAGGACACATCTCCAGGGGCAtcacccacccatccccaaTCCACCCCCCCCTATCCGGCACAGTCCTCGAGATAGGCCCCGGTTCAGGAATGTGgctccccaccctctcccaaatcccctccatcaccaagatctACGGCGTCGAGCCGAACGAGGGAAACGCCGCTTCCCTGCGCCAGACGGTCAAAACTGCCGGGTTGGAAGGGAGATACAATGTCATCCCCGTCGGGATCGAGGACCTCGAGGCGGTGGCGCATATCGAAAAGGGGAGCGTGGACAGCGTCATGACCGTCATGTGCCTCTGCTCGATCCCTGAACCGCAAAAGAACATCAAGATGCTGTACGAGTACCTCAAGCCAGACGGGAAGTGGTACGTGTACGAGCACGTCAAGACTTTTGACGGGGAGCTGCCGGGGCAAGGGGAGTCCTGGGAACCCAAGCAGCCAAAGTGGCTGGGGTGGTATCAGT CCTTTATGAACATTTTCTGGCCTCACTTCGTGGGTGGCTGTGAAATGTGCAGAGATACATCCAAGTACCTCCTCCAGGACGCGGGCCCGTGGCAAGAAGTCGATCTGGCCCAACCGGCCAACTCGCCTTGGTTCCAGACCATGCCACACATCATTGGTGTCTTGACAAAGTAG